DNA from Rosa rugosa chromosome 6, drRosRugo1.1, whole genome shotgun sequence:
CCTAATCTGCTGGTTCTGGTCTACTAAATTAGTCGCCGATTCATTTACTTCGATTCGCTGTTCTTAGTAAACCACTAGCCCTAGTTCAttgttttcgatttttttgtttcGGGTTGGGATCATGGCGACGGGTACGAATGTTAGGGTTTCGGTTTTATTGTCATATCAGGATCTCGAAGTTATAGTTAGATTTGGTAAAATCGTGATTGCAATTGATGTGCGAATCGTTATATTTGGTAATTTTTGCTGGAAGATTTGAACAAAGCTAGCTTGATTTTACTATGCTAGCAGTTTTTAGCAATTTAGGTATGGTTGAGTTAGCAGTTTTGAACAGCCTGTAGGTATTGACACCTAGATTAATTGAGTAATTTTGTTTCCAAATTTCAATCAGTAAAGCATGGTTCGTGAATGAGTTTAATTGAGTTGCATTAATTGACTGTAATGTATGACTTACAGGACTATAAAGAGTAGAGGTATAAATACATCTGTGGATTTAGAGTATGGGTGTCGAGAATTATCATGTCATTGAGCTTGTAGGCGAAGGTTCCTTTGGGAAGGTATACAAGGGAAGACGCAAGTTCACTGGGCAGGTACTTGTGCTCTGCATTTCTgaaaacttctttttttttttttttatgcgatTACATGTTTTGTGGCTGTTTTTCAGACCGTTGCAATGAAATTTATTATGAAACATGGGAAAAGCGACAAGGATATCCACAATTTAAGACAAGAAATAGAGGTATTAGGCTGGTTTTTTCTCAACTCAAACAAATCTGTGTATATGTATAGCTTCCTTGATTTGGTTATtgctcctttttttttaattgttgtcTGTTGTATGACGTCTTGTGCTGCTATATCTGCAGATTCTAAGGAAGCTAAAACATGAAAATATCATTGAAATGCTTGATTCCTTTGAAAGCCCACAAGAATTCTGTGTTGTCACAGAGTTTGCACAAGTATTGATTTCTTCCTTATCTAAAACACATATGTTGACTGTGTTTGTTTATCTAGACTAGCATGTTATTATGGAAAGTAGGAAACTCTTGCAGATGTTTAATTATCAAGGACTTTTCTTTGATATGCAGGGTGAACTATTTGAAATTCTTGAAGATGATAAGCACCTTCCAGAAGAACAAGTTCAAGCAATTGCTAAGCAATTGGTACTTTCATTGTTACCAGTTTTGGTTCCATCTCAATTGATTATCATAACTAACTATTTGGTCTTTCCGGTTAGGGTTTGATAATTTTATGTTTACCAAATATTGCAGGTGAGAGCATTGCATTATCTCCATTCAAACCGCATCATCCATCGTGACATGAAACCACAAAACATTCTCATTGGTGCTGGTTCTATTGTTAAGGTTGAGTGTGTGCAATTAGTATTCTTATAAGTCTGGGTGTCTGTTTGCTGGTATCACTTAACTTGTGAATCCTATTATTGTTACAGCTCTGTGACTTTGGGTTTGCACGTGCAATGTCCACAAATACTGTTGTTTTGCGATCCATAAAAGGTCAGAATGATTCTGGATTAACTGTTAGATACTAAAGAATCTATGTTACTTTGTTGACTGATGCAGTGACGTTTGCATTAATGTTCCTTAGGTACTCCCCTGTACATGGCTCCTGAACTAGTACGGGAACAACCTTACAACCACACTGCAGATTTATGGTCTCTCGGAGTTATATTGTAAGTTGCATCCCTTTACTTAAACTCTCTGGCAGAACAATTTCCTTTAGTTTTTATTCAACTGGGCTATGTGTTACATATTAACCAATGTTGCATGTAATGGATTCTTGTATTTCTATAACTTTGCTCAACAGTTTCTAATTAATCTGTTCCTTCACTTTGTTTGTTTTCACCTTATTGCTCACTCGGTGTATCTGTTCTTCAACATTTTCTAAATTTGCTCAAGAGGATTTTTAATTTAATCCATTCCTTCACATTGTTTGTTTTGTTACCTTATTGCTTATTTAGTCTAGCTGTTCTTCAACACTTTATAATGGATTGTATTGCAATATCAAATTAAATTATATAAACCATTGTAATCCCAAGTTCCACAGCCTCTCTGGGTCTGCTCTTTTTCTGCcttatcttttcttcttttttcccttACTTTTTATGTCTTATTTTTTTGTGTGCACAACAGATATGAATTATTTGTTGGCCAGCCTCCATTTTATACAAATTCAGTATATGCACTCATTCGGCATATTGTGAAGGTACATGTATTCAAATTTTGTGTTCATGCTGTGTATCTCAATAAAAGGTGTACTCTAATATTGCTTTTAAAAATTTTCAGGATCCAGTTAAATACCCTGACAACATGAGTTCAAATTTTAAAAACTTTCTGAAGGGATTGCTCAATAAGGTTGTTATATAACTTCAAATATGTGGTTCTTTCTGTTGAATAGTTTGAATATTTCTGCCAATAATGCTGCTGGTCATTTGTTATTGGTAAACAGATGCCTCAAAATCGTTTGACTTGGCCAGCTCTTTTGGAACACCCATTTGTTAAGGAGACAACTGAAGAACTGGAGGCTAGGGTAATTATAATCTTGGTTGTTATATATTTCTGAGAAAAGGAATGAGAAACTGATCATAAGGGCTGTATTGATGAAACTTGTGATATATTTAATTGTAAAATGAAAGTAGTACTTAACcttgtattttgtttaacaatgaGTTCAGTATATCATTAGGTCAAGACAAGGGAAGTTCTTCGTCTTGTATTGCATAGGTAGCCTTGTACATGCCTAGTTGTAGAAACACTGAACTAATGCAACTATTGAACCTATTCCAGGAAATGCGTTCTGCTACTGCTGCAGAAAGGGGGTGCGTTGCAGCATGGAGGGGTGAAGGAAACAAAATCCAAACATCAGGTGGCTTGGCTGTTTCTAGTCCTGGTAACACGTTATTCTGTTCTTTaagtgtttcttttttttttctttttctttcagttGTCATTAACTTCTTACCATGTAATTGGTAAAGTCAACTCTCCAGCTTCTTCAGAGAACAACAGTGGAATAAGTTTCCAAAATGATGCTCAAACAAATATTCCAGACTCTAAAGCAGTCAATTCTTCTCCAAATGAGGAGTTTCCAGGGTTTGCAAATCCTGATAAAGTTAAACAGTCAGGTATAAGAGTTTCCATAACGAGAAATCTGATTATTTTCTTTAGTTCAGGCAGTTTATATCAACCAGATCAATATTATGTTCCATAAGTCTCTGCCCCTCCGCTGCCCCAAGTTATCATTGTCTGGGTTGTTTAGAGTTTATTTGATTCCAGAATGAAAATTCAATGAAATTTGATGGAAGAGCATAACTCTTGTTATCATTACTTAAATTTACATGACGTAGCTATCACAGGTGACTTAACTGATGGTTTGCTTCAGGTTGTCAAATTCTCGACAGACTGGAAAATAACTCTCGTACAGTTAAAGGTGCACAAATAATTGGTCAAGATAATGAAGCATTAGCACATGTTTTGCTACCACTAAAAAGATGCTCGCAAGGATCCCAAAACTCTAGCAGGTGAAGTTGAATTGCACGACTGTTCTGAATATAACCTACTCTATTATTCGGTTCTTTAATACTTCATTGTTTGTTGAAAACACAGGGATCAAGATATTCTTACTTCAAACCAGTCTTTAAGAATCCTTTCAAACTTAGTTGCAGCTGGTGCCATCACTTCCAGTGGCCTACTTGATGAAATCATACATGAAATTCTTGTTTATACCACCTTCATTGTGGGCATCAAATCTTCTGAACTGAATGAGTTTAGAGCAAAGGTATGATTGCTTCTTCTATAACTCATATTTATTCATTTAATTACTTTGGGCTTTTGTATCTGATGTTGACATACATTTCTGTAGCCGTAAATGCTTGAAATTTGTGTTTCATGGGATTGATTAGCTGTCATTAAAATGACCGTGCTCTTTTGGTTATTTGAAATTGCACCTTTGTCATGCTCGTACAATCCTTGTATCTGCACATTGCATGTCTCAGTATTCATTAAAGTTCAATAGAAAAGAAACTTAGCATACTACACTTCTAGATGCCAAATGAGCCCTTTTGTTTTTTCACTCATATATTGTTGTTTTCATCCCCTTCCTATCTCCTCCAACTTCTGAGATTTGGTTTGTAGAAGTCTCACAATAATTTAGTATCTGAAACAGTGTCAGATTGATGGACAGATGAAAACCTTATTACCTTCTCCATCCCCAAATGcgcttttttatttaaatttttaaatttttgttcatGTACATATATTTGTTGTTTTCATCTCTGTCCTGTCTACCCACTCTTCTGAGATTTTGTTTTATACAAGTTATGCAACTTTTGAGATTTAATACCTTAAACAGTTTCAATGGATAAACAGATTAAGAAGCAAATATGACTATCGCCCCTTCTCTTGCTGTTTGATGATAAAAGTATGATCAGAATCTTGCTTCTTACTTTTGCAGAGTTTCTCAGTAATTAAAGTTTTGGTAGACATTGCTGGACATGGCATTGGAGGCTCATATTTCAGGCACTGGGTTGCTTTAGCTGATATTTTTTCACAGGTTTGATTTTCTGTGGTACATATTATATTACTTTACAGCAACAAGTTAAGGTCCTGCTTCTGGTTCTCATCTTGTTCAATGTGTAGGTTGTTGGTGGCAGTGAAGATGCATCTGGAAGAGTTTTGTTTGAGTCCATAGCTTGCATTACTGTCATGTTAACAAGAGTTAATCAGGGTCTGAAACAGGCTGTTTCTGATCCTAATGAAGCAGTGAAACAGATTTTGGATCATGCTAAAACATCTGGTTTAGTGGATCAGCTTTGTCTCTGCTTAGCTACTGCTGGAGCAGGTCTTATTTCGGGTCCTTCAAATATGTCACGTTCAGCCTGTGAAGCATGCATGGCTATTTGGTTGCTGGTAGATACATCAGAGTTTTTTTCGACAAAAGGAAATGCCATTTCCTTTCCGCTAAACACTTTGCGCAGTCCATCAAGGGCTCAAGATCGAGGAGGTTCTTTGATTGGAACAGAATCAGCAAGACTAGTAGCTGTAGTTACTAGAGCATTAGTTAGATCTAAACCAGTTCAGGTTGCCATCCATTATTGCCTTCATCAACGTCTTGAGGCTTCACTCTGTGCTGGTATTCAGGTGTTTCTCTCTCCTAATTATCCACACGTAAACAATGATTTTTGAATCTACACAGTAATTTGAAAGTGTTTTTTCATGAGAATGTACCAAATGTTTCTAATCATATTTGGGTCTTTCTCTAGCTTGCATTTTTTAACATGACAGATATGCCTTTCATGTTTCAGCTATTGTTGAGGTGCTGCTTGCAGAGTGGAATTGTTCCTGGCATTCTTTGTGGCCTGCCTAGTTCTTTACCTGTAACTACTGTTGTCAGTGGTGGAGGTGATGGAACCATAATTTTTGAGATATTCTCTTTGTTGTCTGTGTGCATTTCATCTCAAAATAAAGATCCACAAGCAATTGAGACAACCAACTTGAAGAGCAAAATAACCGATCCCACTATGTTGGTTCTGCATTCCTGCCTCATCCTTGCATCAGTTGCACAATGTTTAAAGGCAACTGGAAGAAATTCTGCATTGTTTATGCTTACTACATCCTCGAAGAAGCAGCTTTCTCGACTTTCTGCCCTTGCTCATCACTTTTCTTCCGGTGAGAGCACAAATACTTCCTCTCAAACTCACAGTGCAGCAGCCATGTTGGCACTGGCATCTATTTTGTCCCTTGAATCTGGAGCTTCTGTTGGGTCCTCTGTCTTTGAGGTAGCAGTGCCTTTGATTCCTCAAACTGCGACACTTTGTGAATGCCTCAAACTTTCATCAAACAATGAGATTGTATCGGGTCCTAATG
Protein-coding regions in this window:
- the LOC133717989 gene encoding serine/threonine-protein kinase TIO isoform X2, yielding MGVENYHVIELVGEGSFGKVYKGRRKFTGQTVAMKFIMKHGKSDKDIHNLRQEIEILRKLKHENIIEMLDSFESPQEFCVVTEFAQGELFEILEDDKHLPEEQVQAIAKQLVRALHYLHSNRIIHRDMKPQNILIGAGSIVKLCDFGFARAMSTNTVVLRSIKGTPLYMAPELVREQPYNHTADLWSLGVILYELFVGQPPFYTNSVYALIRHIVKDPVKYPDNMSSNFKNFLKGLLNKMPQNRLTWPALLEHPFVKETTEELEAREMRSATAAERGCVAAWRGEGNKIQTSGGLAVSSPASSENNSGISFQNDAQTNIPDSKAVNSSPNEEFPGFANPDKVKQSGCQILDRLENNSRTVKGAQIIGQDNEALAHVLLPLKRCSQGSQNSSRDQDILTSNQSLRILSNLVAAGAITSSGLLDEIIHEILVYTTFIVGIKSSELNEFRAKSFSVIKVLVDIAGHGIGGSYFRHWVALADIFSQVVGGSEDASGRVLFESIACITVMLTRVNQGLKQAVSDPNEAVKQILDHAKTSGLVDQLCLCLATAGAGLISGPSNMSRSACEACMAIWLLVDTSEFFSTKGNAISFPLNTLRSPSRAQDRGGSLIGTESARLVAVVTRALVRSKPVQVAIHYCLHQRLEASLCAGIQLLLRCCLQSGIVPGILCGLPSSLPVTTVVSGGGDGTIIFEIFSLLSVCISSQNKDPQAIETTNLKSKITDPTMLVLHSCLILASVAQCLKATGRNSALFMLTTSSKKQLSRLSALAHHFSSGESTNTSSQTHSAAAMLALASILSLESGASVGSSVFEVAVPLIPQTATLCECLKLSSNNEIVSGPNGTNGVLSNWHGLRDGCVGLLEARLRWGGPLAVQQLCASNIPLLLINLLAKNQQNASPQEVASTNDQVGLSPIGVVWTVSSICQCLSGGALTFRQILLRSEHIKLLSDLISDMHLKLVKSWVGPGGGMDGVRDITNAVIDLLAFPFVAVQNAPGLPSATASVNSGILLNMGSPGVKVGVEDRDMVKVIEEDLGKYIKILLEVGVPGIILWCLEHLELKDLGRPVAFLAKMIGHRPLAVQLVGKGLLDPTRMRRLLDRSSPKEVMLDVLMIVSDLARMDKGFYEYINRASLLEFFKGFLTHEDPSVRSKACSALGNMCRHSSYFYSSLAKNQIIGLLIDRCSDPDKRTRKFACFAIGNAAYHNDMLYEELRRSIPQLANLLLSSEEDKTKANAAGALSNLIRNSNKLCEDIVSRGAMQSLLKLVAECSVLALNPSRKDSAQESPLKIALFSLAKMCSHPPCRDFLRSSELFPVIGRLRQSPESTIANYASAIINKVA
- the LOC133717989 gene encoding serine/threonine-protein kinase TIO isoform X1 — encoded protein: MGVENYHVIELVGEGSFGKVYKGRRKFTGQTVAMKFIMKHGKSDKDIHNLRQEIEILRKLKHENIIEMLDSFESPQEFCVVTEFAQGELFEILEDDKHLPEEQVQAIAKQLVRALHYLHSNRIIHRDMKPQNILIGAGSIVKLCDFGFARAMSTNTVVLRSIKGTPLYMAPELVREQPYNHTADLWSLGVILYELFVGQPPFYTNSVYALIRHIVKDPVKYPDNMSSNFKNFLKGLLNKMPQNRLTWPALLEHPFVKETTEELEAREMRSATAAERGCVAAWRGEGNKIQTSGGLAVSSPVNSPASSENNSGISFQNDAQTNIPDSKAVNSSPNEEFPGFANPDKVKQSGCQILDRLENNSRTVKGAQIIGQDNEALAHVLLPLKRCSQGSQNSSRDQDILTSNQSLRILSNLVAAGAITSSGLLDEIIHEILVYTTFIVGIKSSELNEFRAKSFSVIKVLVDIAGHGIGGSYFRHWVALADIFSQVVGGSEDASGRVLFESIACITVMLTRVNQGLKQAVSDPNEAVKQILDHAKTSGLVDQLCLCLATAGAGLISGPSNMSRSACEACMAIWLLVDTSEFFSTKGNAISFPLNTLRSPSRAQDRGGSLIGTESARLVAVVTRALVRSKPVQVAIHYCLHQRLEASLCAGIQLLLRCCLQSGIVPGILCGLPSSLPVTTVVSGGGDGTIIFEIFSLLSVCISSQNKDPQAIETTNLKSKITDPTMLVLHSCLILASVAQCLKATGRNSALFMLTTSSKKQLSRLSALAHHFSSGESTNTSSQTHSAAAMLALASILSLESGASVGSSVFEVAVPLIPQTATLCECLKLSSNNEIVSGPNGTNGVLSNWHGLRDGCVGLLEARLRWGGPLAVQQLCASNIPLLLINLLAKNQQNASPQEVASTNDQVGLSPIGVVWTVSSICQCLSGGALTFRQILLRSEHIKLLSDLISDMHLKLVKSWVGPGGGMDGVRDITNAVIDLLAFPFVAVQNAPGLPSATASVNSGILLNMGSPGVKVGVEDRDMVKVIEEDLGKYIKILLEVGVPGIILWCLEHLELKDLGRPVAFLAKMIGHRPLAVQLVGKGLLDPTRMRRLLDRSSPKEVMLDVLMIVSDLARMDKGFYEYINRASLLEFFKGFLTHEDPSVRSKACSALGNMCRHSSYFYSSLAKNQIIGLLIDRCSDPDKRTRKFACFAIGNAAYHNDMLYEELRRSIPQLANLLLSSEEDKTKANAAGALSNLIRNSNKLCEDIVSRGAMQSLLKLVAECSVLALNPSRKDSAQESPLKIALFSLAKMCSHPPCRDFLRSSELFPVIGRLRQSPESTIANYASAIINKVA